A genomic region of Pseudochaenichthys georgianus chromosome 12, fPseGeo1.2, whole genome shotgun sequence contains the following coding sequences:
- the LOC117456344 gene encoding glutamine synthetase-like isoform X1: MTENQGNSRNHLNEGEANMASVSLSSRLNKAVRQQYMSLPQGERVQVTYIWIDGSGEGLRNKTRTLDVEPQTIDDIPEWNFDGSSTYQAEGSNSDMYLVPVRMFRDPFTQDPNKLVLCEVLKYNRLPAETNHRMNCNKVMQKVKEHIIWFGMEQEYTLLGIDGHPYSWPTNGFPAPQGPYYCGVGADKAFGRDIVECHYKACLYAGVNIYGSNAEVMPSQWEYQVGPCEGIEMGDQLWVSRFLLHRVCEDFGVVATLDPKPMTGNWNGAGCHTNVSTKQMREEGGLEFIEQAIEKLGKRHKEHIRVYDPRGGKDNERRLTGHHETASIHDFSAGVANRGASIRIPRPVGQEKKGYFEDRRPSANCDPYAVTKAIAYTCLLHSEDREESEEENIPAM; the protein is encoded by the exons ATGACAGAAAACCAAGGCAACAGCAGAAATCATCTTAATGAGGGCGAG GCGAACATGGCATCGGTGTCGCTCAGCTCCCGCCTCAACAAGGCCGTGCGCCAGCAGTACATGAGCCTGCCTCAGGGGGAGAGGGTCCAGGTTACCTACATCTGGATTGATGGCAGCGGGGAGGGTCTGCGCAACAAGACCCGGACCCTAGATGTGGAGCCACAAACCATTGATG ATATTCCTGAGTGGAACTTCGATGGCTCCAGCACATACCAGGCGGAGGGCTCCAACAGTGACATGTACCTCGTCCCAGTGCGCATGTTCAGGGATCCTTTCACCCAAGACCCCAACAAGCTGGTCCTCTGTGAGGTGCTCAAATACAACCGCTTACCTGCAG AAACTAACCATCGGATGAACTGCAACAAAGTGATGCAGAAGGTTAAAGAGCACATTATTTGGTTCGGCATGGAGCAGGAGTACACGCTGTTGGGAATAGATGGACATCCCTATAGCTGGCCCACAAATGGATTCCCAGCACCCCAAG GACCCTACTACTGTGGGGTGGGGGCAGACAAAGCCTTTGGACGGGACATTGTGGAGTGCCACTACAAGGCCTGCCTCTATGCTGGGGTCAATATCTACGGCAGCAATGCTGAAGTCATGCCATCTCAG TGGGAGTACCAGGTGGGACCCTGTGAAGGAATTGAGATGGGCGACCAACTGTGGGTTTCACGCTTCCTGCTGCATCGTGTGTGTGAAGATTTTGGAGTTGTTGCAACACTGGACCCCAAACCAATGACGGGCAACTGGAATGGCGCTGGTTGTCACACCAATGTCAGCACCAAGCAGATGAGGGAAGAAGGAGGACTGGA GTTTATTGAGCAGGCCATTGAGAAGCTGGGCAAAAGGCACAAGGAGCACATCCGGGTGTATGACCCGAGGGGGGGGAAGGACAACGAGAGGCGTCTCACAGGACACCACGAAACCGCCAGCATCCATGACTTCTCTGCTGGAGTGGCCAACCGAGGGGCCAGCATCCGCATCCCCCGCCCGGTGGGTCAGGAGAAGAAAGGCTACTTCGAGGACCGTCGACCTTCAGCTAACTGTGACCCGTACGCCGTGACCAAGGCCATCGCATACACCTGCCTGCTTCATTCAGAAGACAGGGAGGAGAGCGAAGAGGAGAACATACCTGCTATGTag
- the LOC117456344 gene encoding glutamine synthetase-like isoform X2, with product MASVSLSSRLNKAVRQQYMSLPQGERVQVTYIWIDGSGEGLRNKTRTLDVEPQTIDDIPEWNFDGSSTYQAEGSNSDMYLVPVRMFRDPFTQDPNKLVLCEVLKYNRLPAETNHRMNCNKVMQKVKEHIIWFGMEQEYTLLGIDGHPYSWPTNGFPAPQGPYYCGVGADKAFGRDIVECHYKACLYAGVNIYGSNAEVMPSQWEYQVGPCEGIEMGDQLWVSRFLLHRVCEDFGVVATLDPKPMTGNWNGAGCHTNVSTKQMREEGGLEFIEQAIEKLGKRHKEHIRVYDPRGGKDNERRLTGHHETASIHDFSAGVANRGASIRIPRPVGQEKKGYFEDRRPSANCDPYAVTKAIAYTCLLHSEDREESEEENIPAM from the exons ATGGCATCGGTGTCGCTCAGCTCCCGCCTCAACAAGGCCGTGCGCCAGCAGTACATGAGCCTGCCTCAGGGGGAGAGGGTCCAGGTTACCTACATCTGGATTGATGGCAGCGGGGAGGGTCTGCGCAACAAGACCCGGACCCTAGATGTGGAGCCACAAACCATTGATG ATATTCCTGAGTGGAACTTCGATGGCTCCAGCACATACCAGGCGGAGGGCTCCAACAGTGACATGTACCTCGTCCCAGTGCGCATGTTCAGGGATCCTTTCACCCAAGACCCCAACAAGCTGGTCCTCTGTGAGGTGCTCAAATACAACCGCTTACCTGCAG AAACTAACCATCGGATGAACTGCAACAAAGTGATGCAGAAGGTTAAAGAGCACATTATTTGGTTCGGCATGGAGCAGGAGTACACGCTGTTGGGAATAGATGGACATCCCTATAGCTGGCCCACAAATGGATTCCCAGCACCCCAAG GACCCTACTACTGTGGGGTGGGGGCAGACAAAGCCTTTGGACGGGACATTGTGGAGTGCCACTACAAGGCCTGCCTCTATGCTGGGGTCAATATCTACGGCAGCAATGCTGAAGTCATGCCATCTCAG TGGGAGTACCAGGTGGGACCCTGTGAAGGAATTGAGATGGGCGACCAACTGTGGGTTTCACGCTTCCTGCTGCATCGTGTGTGTGAAGATTTTGGAGTTGTTGCAACACTGGACCCCAAACCAATGACGGGCAACTGGAATGGCGCTGGTTGTCACACCAATGTCAGCACCAAGCAGATGAGGGAAGAAGGAGGACTGGA GTTTATTGAGCAGGCCATTGAGAAGCTGGGCAAAAGGCACAAGGAGCACATCCGGGTGTATGACCCGAGGGGGGGGAAGGACAACGAGAGGCGTCTCACAGGACACCACGAAACCGCCAGCATCCATGACTTCTCTGCTGGAGTGGCCAACCGAGGGGCCAGCATCCGCATCCCCCGCCCGGTGGGTCAGGAGAAGAAAGGCTACTTCGAGGACCGTCGACCTTCAGCTAACTGTGACCCGTACGCCGTGACCAAGGCCATCGCATACACCTGCCTGCTTCATTCAGAAGACAGGGAGGAGAGCGAAGAGGAGAACATACCTGCTATGTag